The following are encoded together in the Candidatus Flexicrinis proximus genome:
- the pheS gene encoding phenylalanine--tRNA ligase subunit alpha codes for MLEKLESVYTQALAQLAEVRESASLAAWKTRYIGAKGEVSLMLRGIGGLSKEERPVFGKRANEIMAALDTAYAEREALVQEVEMAADLEGGALDVTLPGRQPASGGLHPSIQTLRRFYEIWAEMGFQVYRSRDVETDDMNFTLLNFPPHHPARDMQDTFYTTDKDVILRTHTSAGQIRAMRDLGENGTKPIRVVLPGMCYRFEQITNRSEAQFHQVEGIAIGRKITMSDLKGTVTEFARKMYSPNAQARFRSSYFPFTEPSMEIDIECFLCGGKGCSVCKYSGWLEIAGSGMIHPTVLRNGGYDPAEWSGFAFGMGPERITMLKHGVTDIRNFWGNDSRFLEQF; via the coding sequence ATGCTGGAAAAACTCGAGTCGGTCTACACACAGGCGCTGGCCCAGCTGGCCGAAGTGCGCGAGAGCGCGTCGCTGGCCGCGTGGAAAACGCGTTATATCGGCGCTAAAGGCGAAGTGAGCCTGATGCTGCGCGGCATCGGCGGGCTGTCCAAGGAAGAGCGTCCGGTGTTCGGCAAGCGGGCTAACGAGATCATGGCGGCGCTGGATACGGCCTATGCCGAGCGTGAGGCGTTGGTACAGGAAGTCGAGATGGCCGCCGACCTTGAAGGCGGCGCGCTGGATGTCACGCTGCCGGGGCGTCAGCCAGCCAGCGGCGGTTTGCACCCCTCGATTCAGACTTTGCGCCGTTTCTACGAAATCTGGGCAGAGATGGGCTTTCAGGTCTACCGCAGCCGCGATGTCGAGACCGATGATATGAACTTCACGCTGCTGAACTTCCCGCCGCACCACCCGGCGCGGGACATGCAGGATACGTTCTATACGACCGACAAGGATGTGATCCTGCGGACACATACGTCCGCGGGGCAAATCCGGGCGATGCGCGACCTGGGCGAAAACGGCACGAAGCCGATTCGCGTAGTGCTGCCGGGCATGTGTTACCGCTTCGAGCAGATCACCAACCGCAGCGAGGCACAGTTCCATCAGGTCGAAGGCATCGCCATCGGCAGGAAGATCACGATGAGCGACCTTAAGGGGACGGTGACCGAGTTCGCGCGCAAAATGTACTCGCCAAACGCCCAGGCGCGCTTCCGCTCGTCCTACTTCCCGTTCACCGAGCCGAGCATGGAAATCGACATCGAATGTTTCCTGTGCGGGGGCAAAGGGTGCAGCGTGTGCAAGTATTCCGGCTGGCTGGAGATTGCCGGCAGCGGCATGATCCACCCGACGGTGCTGCGCAACGGCGGCTACGATCCGGCGGAATGGAGCGGCTTCGCCTTCGGGATGGGGCCGGAGCGGATCACGATGCTCAAGCACGGCGTGACCGACATCCGCAACTTCTGGGGCAACGACTCGCGCTTTCTGGAGCAGTTCTAG
- a CDS encoding MBOAT family protein gives MSFVSIEFLIFFIVVLGVYFSLKGTARLAFLMAASYFFYIYWNVSYIFLILFTAGIDYFTALKIDALPLEDRRRRQRWLLLSIVSNMGVLFTFKYFNFFADSIYDLLTSLGVDVSPVTLNVLLPVGISFYTFQSLAYTIDVYRGNLKAERSVVRFLTFVAFFPQLVAGPIERATHLLPQFYVDHRFDYARTVEGFRYILWGAFKKLVIADRLAIYVNAVYNSADDYSGLTLINATVFFAFQIYCDFSGYSDIAVGAAKIMGFDLMVNFRQPYLSQSIREFWRRWHISLSTWFRDYLYIPLGGNRKGFGRMLGNLFVVFVISGLWHGANWTFLIWGALHGGMIVVESIGARRSWGKRVPHLARWAATFVLVCIAWVFFRANTVEDAFHVLGNILDFSGGASGVELPFAGGLLGPSAEFALSWALIAGLMVYDALDSRVGRFNVALHTRLRWAAYYGLGLGIVFSFIYGLTTQTFIYFQF, from the coding sequence ATGTCCTTCGTCTCTATAGAATTTCTTATCTTTTTCATCGTCGTATTGGGCGTGTACTTTTCGCTCAAAGGCACGGCGCGGCTGGCGTTCCTGATGGCCGCCAGCTACTTCTTCTATATTTACTGGAACGTCAGCTATATCTTCCTGATCCTGTTCACTGCGGGGATCGACTACTTCACGGCGTTGAAGATCGACGCGCTGCCACTGGAAGACCGGCGCAGGCGGCAGCGCTGGCTGCTGTTGAGCATCGTCAGCAACATGGGCGTGCTGTTCACGTTTAAATACTTCAACTTCTTCGCCGACTCGATTTACGACCTGCTGACCTCGCTCGGCGTGGATGTCTCGCCGGTTACGCTGAACGTTCTGCTGCCGGTAGGGATTTCGTTTTATACGTTCCAATCGCTGGCCTATACCATCGACGTCTACCGTGGAAACCTGAAGGCCGAGCGGAGCGTTGTTCGCTTTTTGACCTTCGTCGCGTTCTTCCCGCAGCTGGTGGCCGGGCCGATCGAACGCGCGACCCATCTGCTGCCGCAGTTCTATGTCGATCACCGCTTCGACTACGCGCGCACGGTCGAAGGGTTCCGGTATATCCTGTGGGGCGCATTCAAGAAACTGGTCATCGCCGACCGGCTGGCGATCTACGTGAATGCGGTCTACAACAGCGCAGACGACTACAGCGGGCTGACGCTGATCAACGCGACCGTCTTCTTCGCCTTCCAGATCTACTGCGACTTCTCCGGTTATTCGGACATCGCGGTCGGGGCGGCGAAAATCATGGGCTTTGATCTGATGGTGAACTTCCGGCAGCCGTATCTGTCGCAGTCGATCCGCGAATTCTGGCGGCGCTGGCACATCTCGCTCTCCACCTGGTTCCGCGACTACCTGTATATCCCGCTGGGGGGCAACCGCAAGGGTTTCGGGCGCATGCTCGGCAACCTGTTTGTGGTCTTCGTCATCAGCGGCTTATGGCACGGCGCCAACTGGACATTCCTGATCTGGGGCGCGCTGCACGGCGGGATGATCGTGGTCGAAAGCATCGGGGCGCGGCGAAGCTGGGGAAAGCGTGTCCCGCACCTGGCGCGCTGGGCGGCGACCTTCGTGCTGGTGTGCATCGCCTGGGTATTCTTCCGCGCCAACACCGTCGAGGACGCGTTCCATGTGCTGGGTAATATACTCGACTTCTCCGGCGGCGCCTCCGGCGTCGAACTGCCCTTCGCGGGCGGCCTGCTCGGACCGTCAGCCGAGTTCGCCCTGTCGTGGGCGCTGATCGCCGGGTTGATGGTGTACGACGCGCTCGACTCGCGCGTGGGACGTTTCAACGTAGCGCTGCACACGCGGCTGCGCTGGGCGGCTTACTATGGACTCGGCCTGGGCATCGTGTTCTCGTTTATTTACGGCCTGACCACCCAGACCTTCATCTACTTCCAGTTTTAG
- a CDS encoding FG-GAP repeat protein: MHVLRSALLFLIVSMFTFGTAAQQVLLPPLPPGLRDIDTDVYAEIYMRTNHLGTSLGGYGGSMAVVGEGTSMLVAVGAPEYDSSLGSDTGRGAVVFHMRVDGKLTSVSTLRDPQIIDLDYNTRYGDAIAMTGGNTPVLLAVGASEFKSGGTQAGAVFVYRHDNGVWVFEALLTPPAPAAWQAFGQSLALTGTSDDATLLVGAPNQDAGGLENAGAVYAYVRNGTSWTLQQVLTDGEIEADDRFGGHISIFSTGDNIAAVITAPKDIDGETIGAVSFFGRSAGVWTIQHRVPGRFLDPGSAEERYIAAAVTEDGNGMTAAISGHTGVDFYRRDGTSWVADGSLPVDSVIPGRAIAFTTFEGNLAVLATSQGQWSATNRSTGLYIRTDGIWSLRRRFGGRLHWTSYGVSVLPLPGEPFQFMVGAQSPILVEPFTDINLRTTSGPVAFTEDAEPTYVIVTPYGKPIFPVVGAFEDRLHIVLTPDNNCDAGAGPGQPSAQLMDSKNEFYYYLQATDDALVEGDHTCSITTAMSFLPNGPQYPQPAQVFPITDDDYQTFLVNGSFEQGWMGWTVTNKSNKDKVICDVDGDAYDDICLLYMTSKLKPRTFVLQQIAQDFTGVELTAGTTIRLRYYLWLQTPVYDPFKATIVVRYADGTQKTKARHRFSGTIFVSDNIKILDLVLASGSVKNIKVKFEQPSQGVNRRTRIDHIVLTVPDDADRGAGLPVPQPIESFRAPG, from the coding sequence ATGCATGTCTTACGTTCTGCACTTCTGTTCCTGATCGTGTCGATGTTCACGTTCGGCACGGCAGCCCAGCAGGTGCTACTGCCACCTCTGCCGCCAGGTCTGCGCGATATCGATACCGATGTTTACGCCGAAATCTACATGCGGACGAACCATCTTGGCACATCGTTAGGGGGATACGGCGGATCCATGGCGGTTGTTGGCGAAGGCACATCGATGCTCGTCGCCGTCGGCGCGCCGGAGTACGATAGCTCGCTCGGATCAGACACTGGCCGCGGCGCTGTAGTCTTTCACATGCGTGTCGACGGCAAACTAACTTCGGTGTCCACGCTGCGCGACCCGCAGATAATCGACCTCGACTACAACACCCGATATGGCGACGCCATCGCTATGACCGGCGGCAATACGCCGGTGCTGCTGGCCGTCGGCGCATCGGAATTCAAATCCGGCGGAACTCAGGCCGGCGCAGTTTTCGTCTACCGACATGATAACGGCGTCTGGGTATTCGAGGCGCTTCTGACACCCCCAGCGCCGGCAGCGTGGCAAGCATTCGGTCAGAGTCTCGCACTGACTGGCACAAGCGACGACGCAACACTGCTGGTCGGCGCGCCGAACCAAGACGCGGGTGGCCTGGAAAACGCTGGTGCCGTGTATGCATATGTCCGCAATGGTACGTCCTGGACGCTCCAACAGGTATTGACTGACGGGGAGATCGAAGCAGACGACCGTTTTGGCGGCCACATCAGCATATTCAGCACGGGCGATAACATCGCCGCCGTTATCACCGCACCGAAAGACATCGATGGGGAGACGATCGGCGCTGTAAGCTTTTTCGGCAGAAGCGCCGGGGTGTGGACAATACAGCATCGCGTTCCCGGCCGCTTTCTGGACCCCGGCTCTGCTGAAGAACGATACATCGCGGCGGCCGTGACGGAGGATGGCAACGGGATGACTGCGGCAATTTCCGGACACACAGGCGTCGATTTTTACCGCCGGGACGGCACATCATGGGTAGCAGACGGATCGCTGCCGGTCGATAGCGTCATTCCAGGACGCGCAATCGCATTCACCACTTTTGAGGGGAATCTCGCGGTACTGGCGACCTCGCAGGGGCAATGGTCGGCAACTAACCGCTCCACCGGCCTCTATATACGTACCGACGGCATCTGGTCGCTCCGTCGCAGATTTGGCGGCCGGTTACACTGGACGAGTTACGGTGTAAGCGTGCTCCCACTCCCAGGAGAACCGTTCCAATTCATGGTGGGCGCGCAATCGCCGATCCTCGTCGAGCCGTTTACAGACATTAACCTCCGAACAACAAGCGGACCAGTAGCTTTCACCGAAGACGCGGAGCCGACATATGTGATCGTCACGCCTTACGGCAAACCGATCTTTCCGGTCGTCGGCGCCTTCGAGGATCGACTGCACATCGTACTCACGCCGGACAATAACTGCGATGCCGGCGCAGGCCCCGGCCAACCGTCGGCGCAGCTGATGGATAGTAAGAATGAATTCTATTACTATCTCCAAGCGACCGATGATGCACTGGTCGAAGGGGACCACACGTGCAGCATCACAACGGCGATGTCGTTTCTGCCGAATGGGCCGCAGTATCCACAGCCTGCGCAGGTCTTCCCCATTACCGACGATGACTATCAAACGTTCCTCGTGAACGGCAGTTTCGAGCAGGGCTGGATGGGATGGACGGTCACTAACAAATCGAACAAGGACAAGGTCATCTGCGACGTGGACGGGGACGCCTATGACGATATCTGCTTACTGTATATGACCAGCAAACTCAAGCCACGTACCTTCGTCTTGCAGCAGATCGCTCAGGACTTCACCGGCGTCGAACTGACTGCGGGGACGACGATACGGTTGCGGTACTACCTCTGGCTCCAAACTCCCGTCTACGACCCTTTTAAGGCAACCATCGTCGTCAGGTACGCGGATGGCACACAGAAGACAAAGGCCAGGCACCGTTTCAGTGGAACCATCTTTGTCTCCGACAACATCAAGATCCTCGACCTCGTGCTCGCGTCGGGCAGCGTCAAGAACATCAAAGTGAAGTTCGAGCAGCCGAGTCAAGGAGTCAACAGGCGTACCCGCATCGATCACATCGTCCTGACCGTGCCCGACGATGCAGATCGCGGGGCAGGGCTTCCCGTTCCGCAGCCGATTGAGTCGTTTCGCGCTCCCGGGTAA
- a CDS encoding DUF1800 domain-containing protein encodes MRISRRTFLKSSGASAAALAAGSVTWLGAHPAKAAPNSPELHVLNRATWGITPADIAEIQARGIEGWLDWQLDFENIADPEVGKYLQRKPILNSDARGIARAIDRDYGSVHEALLWGRVHRAAFSTRQLYERAVEFWTDHFNIPSPDLLMEKILDDRDVIRKHALGNFRDLLLASAMSPAMLIYLDNIFSSAENPNENYARELMELHTLGVDGGYTEQDVKNVARALTGWGIRDGWPGRFYFDLNVHDYGEKSVLGRTFPADRGIEEGLELLDFLALHPSTARHLATKLLKFFVTDEPPQSFIESTAQAYLVAEGDIGATIRHIFTSAEFYQFTGAKYRRPLDIMVASIRVLSPALDVSDPEWILWELNPLGQMPFHWYPPDGYPLAAAPWLNSGALLARWNFAFNMARSDEGWYEGVSFNRDLFIPDALTVGEWVDGAAAQILGAPLAGADRDAVIAFVGDDNGPDFEIWDEWREWKTSSLIGLLLSSPYFQWI; translated from the coding sequence ATGCGAATCAGTCGGCGCACGTTTCTAAAGTCCAGTGGAGCAAGCGCCGCGGCCCTGGCCGCAGGCAGCGTCACCTGGTTAGGCGCGCACCCGGCCAAGGCCGCGCCCAATTCGCCGGAACTGCACGTCCTTAACCGCGCGACATGGGGCATTACCCCGGCCGATATCGCCGAAATTCAGGCGCGCGGCATCGAGGGCTGGCTCGACTGGCAGTTGGATTTCGAGAACATCGCCGACCCGGAAGTCGGCAAGTATCTGCAGCGCAAGCCGATCCTCAACAGCGACGCCCGCGGTATCGCCCGCGCCATCGACCGCGATTACGGCTCGGTGCACGAAGCGCTGCTCTGGGGACGCGTCCACCGTGCCGCCTTCAGCACGCGCCAGCTATACGAACGCGCCGTCGAATTCTGGACGGACCATTTCAACATCCCCAGCCCTGACCTGCTGATGGAAAAAATCCTCGATGACCGCGATGTGATCCGCAAGCACGCGCTGGGGAACTTCCGCGACCTGCTGCTGGCCAGCGCGATGAGCCCGGCGATGCTGATCTATCTCGATAACATCTTTAGCAGCGCCGAAAACCCCAACGAAAACTATGCACGCGAACTGATGGAACTGCACACGCTCGGCGTTGACGGCGGCTATACGGAACAGGACGTCAAGAACGTGGCGCGCGCGCTCACCGGGTGGGGCATCCGCGACGGCTGGCCTGGCCGCTTCTACTTTGACCTCAACGTGCACGATTACGGCGAAAAGTCCGTGCTTGGCCGCACGTTCCCAGCCGACCGCGGCATCGAAGAAGGCCTGGAACTGCTCGACTTCCTGGCGCTGCACCCGTCTACCGCGCGCCACCTGGCGACTAAGCTGCTCAAGTTCTTCGTCACCGACGAGCCGCCGCAGTCCTTCATCGAAAGCACCGCTCAAGCCTATCTGGTGGCTGAAGGCGACATCGGCGCCACGATCCGCCATATCTTCACCAGCGCCGAGTTCTATCAGTTCACCGGCGCCAAGTACCGCCGGCCGCTGGATATTATGGTCGCGTCGATCCGCGTGCTCAGCCCGGCGCTCGACGTCAGCGATCCCGAGTGGATCCTGTGGGAACTGAATCCACTCGGCCAGATGCCGTTCCACTGGTATCCGCCCGATGGCTATCCGCTGGCGGCTGCACCGTGGCTAAACAGCGGGGCGCTGCTCGCCCGCTGGAATTTCGCCTTTAACATGGCTCGCAGCGATGAGGGCTGGTACGAAGGCGTCAGCTTCAACCGTGACCTGTTCATCCCCGACGCGCTCACGGTCGGCGAGTGGGTCGATGGCGCGGCCGCGCAGATTTTGGGCGCGCCGCTGGCCGGTGCCGACCGCGACGCCGTTATCGCCTTCGTTGGCGACGACAATGGGCCGGACTTTGAGATTTGGGACGAGTGGCGCGAGTGGAAAACATCATCGCTGATCGGCCTGCTGCTGTCCTCACCGTATTTTCAGTGGATATAG
- a CDS encoding DUF1501 domain-containing protein — translation MNRRDVMQSFGLGVIGLSPSLFPRWMPKLAFAPHGQTANRDVLVAIFQRGGMDGLNAVVPFGEGANYYDRRPTIAIAEPGNGDESAIDLNGFFGLHPALRPLKDVWDAGNLTVIHGAGSPDPSRSHFDAMEFMERGTPGVKTTASGWINRHLQTASWQNDSPFRAVGMGALIQSALRGQAATLALQSISDFHLNGRDDQLAGITSTLASLYSVAAPNDLLQREAAQIYATMDILRELDPDNYQPSYGAQYPDTEFGQALRQIAILIKADLGLEVACVDIGGWDTHENQGGANGTYAGLIGEMGQGLAAFHLDLTDYMSGVTVVTMSEFGRRVTENASEGTDHGHGNVMFMLGGGATSQVYADWGGLATDQLDDGDLKVTTDYRDILSEILIKRLGNNAVDRIFPGYTPSMHDLLTAR, via the coding sequence ATGAACCGTCGCGATGTTATGCAGAGTTTCGGTCTTGGCGTTATCGGCCTCAGCCCGTCGCTGTTCCCACGCTGGATGCCCAAACTGGCATTCGCGCCCCACGGCCAGACCGCCAACCGCGATGTGCTGGTCGCTATCTTCCAGCGCGGCGGTATGGACGGCCTGAACGCCGTCGTGCCCTTCGGCGAAGGCGCCAACTACTACGACCGCCGTCCGACGATCGCCATTGCCGAGCCGGGAAATGGCGACGAGTCGGCAATCGACCTGAACGGCTTCTTCGGGCTGCACCCGGCACTGCGTCCCCTGAAGGACGTGTGGGATGCCGGCAACCTGACCGTGATTCACGGCGCCGGATCGCCCGACCCGTCGCGCAGCCATTTCGACGCGATGGAGTTCATGGAGCGCGGCACGCCCGGCGTCAAGACCACGGCATCCGGCTGGATCAACCGCCATTTGCAGACGGCCTCGTGGCAGAACGACAGCCCGTTCCGCGCCGTCGGCATGGGGGCGCTGATCCAATCGGCGCTGCGCGGTCAGGCCGCGACCCTCGCGCTTCAATCGATCAGCGACTTCCACTTGAACGGCCGCGACGACCAGTTGGCTGGCATCACCAGCACCCTTGCCAGCCTGTACAGCGTTGCTGCCCCTAACGACCTGCTCCAGCGCGAAGCCGCCCAGATTTACGCGACAATGGACATCCTGCGCGAACTCGACCCCGACAATTATCAGCCCAGCTACGGCGCCCAGTATCCCGACACCGAATTCGGGCAAGCGCTGCGGCAGATCGCGATCCTGATCAAGGCCGACCTCGGACTCGAAGTGGCCTGCGTCGATATTGGCGGCTGGGACACCCACGAGAATCAAGGCGGCGCCAACGGGACGTATGCCGGCTTGATCGGCGAGATGGGACAGGGGCTGGCCGCCTTCCACCTCGACCTGACGGACTATATGAGCGGCGTGACCGTGGTCACCATGAGCGAGTTTGGCCGGCGCGTGACGGAAAACGCCAGCGAAGGCACCGATCATGGACACGGCAACGTCATGTTCATGCTGGGCGGCGGCGCCACCAGTCAGGTCTACGCCGATTGGGGCGGCCTTGCCACCGATCAGCTTGACGATGGCGACCTGAAAGTCACGACCGACTACCGCGATATCCTGAGCGAAATTCTGATCAAGCGCCTCGGCAACAATGCAGTGGATCGCATCTTCCCTGGATATACGCCGTCGATGCACGATTTGCTCACGGCCCGCTAA
- a CDS encoding PASTA domain-containing protein, with the protein MTRVRMFGALLLVMLTAAVAAQEANISVPDVTGMNAPQAAAALNAVGLRLGSEANVQAADGQAEGMIASQNPASGERAVSGSAVDVTVARAPNIRLIYDDNDLTLINLSSQPLALAPLTLNAAEGGQGVYRAARWGAEVRAGDCVQVWSIGRGEPKSVDGCRAVNAWLTTNDTSQHVWTRTSGVRNFTITQDGEVRAECESARRNTQDTPMRCEFYVDTPADVPNLPYIYTAYTTDALIVLNPSDDGWLRLNVEIVGAGGEVLALNAATNYDSVDPLIKVENASGVSIRQLAPGQCVRFRAPETAAEAFPQPCVPYADSVLETPFWLADFNVRDRENKDHTCKAATPGRLTICVMPR; encoded by the coding sequence ATGACCAGAGTCAGGATGTTTGGAGCACTTCTACTGGTGATGCTGACCGCTGCCGTGGCGGCGCAGGAGGCGAATATCAGCGTGCCGGATGTGACCGGCATGAATGCGCCGCAGGCGGCGGCGGCGCTCAACGCTGTCGGACTGCGGCTTGGCAGCGAGGCCAACGTCCAGGCGGCAGACGGGCAAGCTGAAGGCATGATCGCCTCGCAGAACCCGGCCAGCGGCGAACGTGCCGTGAGCGGCAGCGCTGTGGACGTCACGGTTGCCAGGGCACCCAATATCCGGCTGATTTACGACGATAACGACCTCACGCTGATCAATCTGAGCAGCCAACCGCTGGCTTTGGCCCCGCTGACCCTGAATGCGGCGGAGGGTGGGCAGGGCGTGTACCGGGCCGCGCGCTGGGGCGCAGAGGTCCGCGCCGGAGACTGCGTGCAGGTTTGGTCTATCGGTCGCGGCGAACCCAAATCCGTCGACGGCTGCCGCGCGGTGAATGCATGGCTAACCACCAACGACACGTCCCAGCATGTGTGGACGAGAACGAGCGGCGTCCGGAACTTCACCATCACCCAGGATGGAGAGGTCAGGGCAGAATGCGAGTCCGCCCGGCGCAATACCCAGGATACTCCGATGCGCTGCGAGTTTTACGTCGATACACCGGCTGACGTGCCTAACCTGCCCTACATCTATACGGCGTACACTACGGATGCGCTGATCGTCCTGAACCCTTCGGACGACGGTTGGCTGCGCCTAAACGTGGAGATCGTCGGTGCGGGCGGCGAGGTTCTTGCGCTCAACGCGGCGACCAACTACGACTCGGTCGATCCCCTGATCAAAGTGGAAAATGCCAGCGGAGTGTCCATCCGGCAGCTTGCGCCGGGCCAGTGTGTGCGTTTCCGCGCGCCAGAGACGGCCGCCGAGGCCTTTCCGCAGCCTTGCGTCCCCTATGCCGACAGCGTCCTCGAAACGCCGTTCTGGCTGGCAGACTTCAACGTACGCGACCGTGAAAACAAGGATCACACCTGCAAGGCAGCCACGCCGGGCCGCCTGACGATCTGCGTGATGCCGCGCTGA
- a CDS encoding amidohydrolase encodes MVSNLLIQNGNVLQLDARGMHADVLRGYDVIVRGQRIEAVQPSGRADRSHFREVIDATGRVVMPGLINCHAHVPMVIFRGLAEDVSIDRWFNEFIWPLESNLQPDDVYWGMQLGAAEMLLGGVTTVADHYFHMDRGAQAIEKAGMRGLLGWAMFGSQGQDAIDQTERFVRDWQGAANGRIKTIVAPHAPYTCDDDFLRASAELAQQLGIALHIHASEVKEQTDASLAKRGMTPIEVLERVGVLDSGTIIAHACGVTPDDIERMASANVGVATCPKTYLKLGMDITPITHLRQAGVAVGLGTDGAVSNNTLDLFEAMRLTAMLQKDRARDPEVLTIAEALAIATRDSARVLGLAGEVGAVEKGYLADLIVLDVSGLHHQPLHSIPTSLVYNAMASDVRDVVVDGQVVVRDRRVLTLDTAQVVENVNDGMLRLAQRSPAHRIQTYNP; translated from the coding sequence ATCGTGTCCAATCTCCTCATACAAAATGGAAACGTCCTGCAGCTAGACGCGCGCGGGATGCATGCAGATGTCCTTCGCGGCTATGATGTCATTGTCCGCGGCCAGCGAATCGAGGCGGTTCAGCCGAGTGGCAGGGCCGACCGGTCGCACTTCCGCGAGGTGATCGACGCGACCGGTCGTGTAGTAATGCCCGGCCTCATCAACTGCCACGCGCATGTGCCGATGGTCATCTTCCGCGGCCTGGCGGAAGACGTGAGCATCGACCGCTGGTTCAACGAGTTTATCTGGCCGCTAGAGAGCAACCTGCAGCCGGATGACGTGTACTGGGGCATGCAGCTCGGCGCGGCCGAAATGCTGCTGGGCGGCGTCACGACTGTCGCTGACCATTATTTCCACATGGATCGCGGCGCACAGGCGATCGAGAAGGCCGGGATGCGCGGCCTGCTGGGCTGGGCAATGTTTGGCAGCCAGGGACAGGATGCCATCGACCAGACAGAGCGTTTTGTCCGCGACTGGCAGGGCGCGGCCAACGGACGCATCAAGACCATTGTGGCGCCGCACGCGCCGTATACCTGTGACGATGACTTCCTGCGCGCCTCGGCCGAATTGGCGCAGCAGTTGGGGATTGCCCTGCACATTCACGCGTCCGAGGTCAAGGAACAGACCGACGCCAGCCTGGCCAAGCGCGGGATGACCCCGATTGAGGTTCTGGAACGGGTGGGCGTGCTGGACAGCGGCACAATCATCGCCCATGCCTGCGGCGTTACTCCGGATGACATCGAGCGGATGGCGTCGGCCAATGTCGGCGTGGCGACCTGCCCGAAAACTTACCTCAAGCTGGGCATGGACATCACGCCCATCACCCATTTGCGGCAGGCAGGCGTCGCGGTCGGTCTGGGCACCGATGGCGCGGTTAGCAACAATACGCTCGACCTTTTCGAGGCGATGCGCCTGACCGCCATGCTGCAAAAAGACCGGGCGCGCGATCCTGAAGTCCTGACGATTGCCGAAGCGCTTGCGATCGCCACTCGCGACTCTGCACGTGTGCTGGGGCTGGCAGGGGAGGTCGGCGCGGTCGAAAAGGGCTATCTGGCCGACCTGATCGTTCTGGATGTCAGCGGTTTGCATCACCAGCCGCTGCACAGCATCCCCACCAGCCTGGTCTATAACGCGATGGCCTCAGATGTGCGCGACGTGGTGGTCGACGGGCAGGTCGTCGTCCGCGACCGGCGTGTGCTCACCCTCGATACCGCTCAGGTCGTGGAAAACGTCAACGACGGCATGCTGCGCCTCGCGCAGCGCAGCCCTGCCCATCGCATCCAAACCTACAACCCGTAA